A single region of the Lysinibacillus sp. B2A1 genome encodes:
- a CDS encoding MFS transporter: MIKKQWTLSSVLIVVCIFFIALNMRPAVTAIGPLYNILLESLHISNTKMSFLTSIPVFCMGLFAPFAVPLQKKFGTKTAITLLILLLALANGLRFLKESYGLLVITSFLAGFAIALIGPMLNAYIKKKFPNRFTTVVGIYSFGIGTGATLSAALTVMFYSHFYGSWTIALGSWSILALSTLMMWYLLIQKEGQELSRKDEKSEQLTRNPWKSIQAWTMLIYFGLQTSLFFSMMSWLVPILQDKGYSLGAASTILTCMSFIQMIGNIVVPILMEKWTSRIAWLFALGILGIFGFALLWVGSGTLLLFAVFIIGIVLSGLFPIGLLLPLDEARTTEEANSWSSMVLSGGFIISAIIPIVIGYCYDITGNHTVTFTIFMTIMLGIMATTYSLKKNSL, encoded by the coding sequence ATGATAAAAAAGCAATGGACGCTTTCATCGGTGCTTATAGTTGTATGTATTTTTTTCATTGCCCTCAATATGCGTCCAGCAGTAACCGCAATTGGACCACTCTATAATATTCTATTGGAGTCATTACATATATCTAATACAAAAATGAGCTTTTTAACATCAATACCAGTATTTTGTATGGGACTCTTTGCACCCTTTGCTGTACCATTACAAAAAAAATTTGGCACAAAAACAGCTATTACGCTCTTAATTCTCCTTCTTGCTCTAGCAAATGGATTGCGTTTTTTAAAAGAAAGTTATGGTTTACTTGTGATCACAAGCTTTCTTGCAGGATTTGCGATTGCGCTTATTGGTCCAATGCTAAATGCCTACATCAAGAAGAAATTTCCGAATCGTTTCACTACAGTTGTCGGAATTTATTCATTTGGAATAGGAACAGGCGCAACACTGAGCGCAGCACTAACCGTAATGTTTTATAGCCATTTTTATGGGAGTTGGACGATAGCTCTAGGCAGTTGGTCAATTCTAGCGCTCAGCACCCTGATGATGTGGTATCTGTTGATCCAAAAAGAGGGGCAGGAGCTATCAAGAAAAGATGAAAAGTCTGAACAGTTGACACGAAATCCGTGGAAAAGCATCCAGGCTTGGACAATGTTAATTTATTTTGGCTTACAAACATCACTATTTTTTTCAATGATGTCCTGGTTAGTACCAATATTGCAGGATAAGGGCTATTCACTTGGTGCAGCAAGCACGATTTTAACATGTATGTCTTTCATACAAATGATTGGTAATATTGTTGTTCCGATACTGATGGAAAAATGGACGAGCCGGATAGCTTGGCTTTTTGCTTTAGGCATTTTAGGCATCTTTGGATTTGCATTATTATGGGTGGGCTCAGGTACGTTGCTATTATTTGCAGTGTTTATCATTGGAATCGTCTTAAGCGGTTTATTTCCAATCGGGTTATTATTGCCATTGGACGAGGCAAGAACGACTGAGGAGGCGAATAGTTGGTCGTCTATGGTGTTGTCTGGCGGATTTATAATAAGCGCTATCATTCCAATTGTAATAGGCTATTGCTATGATATCACTGGAAATCACACAGTGACTTTTACTATTTTCATGACCATAATGCTTGGTATTATGGCAACAACTTATAGTTTAAAGAAAAATTCTCTCTAA
- a CDS encoding arginine--tRNA ligase has translation MKEQIAKSIAVALKDQLTDKEIQHLLEKPKKLELGDIAFPCFTLAKEFRKSPHSIADEIKNNLTCEIIKDVQAIGGYVNIFFNQSIVTKQVLTKILIEQHLYGSQQESKGNIVIDFSSPNIAKPFSMGHLRSTVIGNALANIAEKNGYQAIRINHLGDWGTQFGKLIVGYRRWGNQQAIANAPIEELLKIYVKFHEEAEQDETLNEEARNAFKALEDGNEEALALWQWFRDASLKEFNTIYQLLGIRFDSYNGEAFYNDKMATVVKELEEKELLIKSDGAFVVEVEQMPPCLITKTDGATLYATRDLAAAFYRKQHYDPKKIFYVVGNEQSLHFNQLFRVIEKMGYGWAKDLQHVPFGMILKEGKKMSTRKGKIVLLGEVLKEAITTAKCNIEEKNPKLEQKDIVAHQVGVGAVIFNDLKNDRLHDIEFSLEQMMNFEGETGPYIQYTYARISSLLEKVNEPGNEVSFEKLGEQAWPVILLLEQFPKVITNAFEQADPSQIARYALHLARLFNKYYAQNKILVEDGIRGSRLAFCQCVSIILKESLALLGIAAPKNM, from the coding sequence ATGAAGGAACAAATAGCCAAAAGCATTGCTGTTGCATTAAAGGATCAGCTCACAGATAAAGAAATTCAACATTTATTAGAAAAACCCAAAAAATTGGAGTTAGGGGATATAGCTTTTCCGTGTTTTACTCTTGCTAAAGAATTTAGAAAATCACCTCACAGTATCGCTGATGAGATAAAAAACAATTTGACATGTGAAATCATAAAGGATGTTCAAGCAATAGGAGGATACGTTAATATATTTTTTAATCAGTCAATCGTTACAAAACAGGTGCTTACTAAAATATTAATAGAACAACATTTATATGGAAGTCAGCAGGAATCAAAAGGGAATATTGTCATTGATTTTTCTTCTCCTAACATCGCGAAGCCATTTTCTATGGGGCATTTACGTTCTACTGTAATTGGCAACGCATTAGCTAATATTGCCGAAAAAAATGGCTATCAAGCAATTCGCATCAATCATTTAGGAGACTGGGGAACTCAGTTTGGTAAGTTAATTGTTGGCTATAGACGATGGGGCAATCAACAGGCGATTGCGAATGCGCCGATTGAAGAATTATTAAAAATTTATGTGAAATTTCATGAAGAAGCTGAACAGGATGAAACCCTTAATGAAGAGGCACGTAATGCATTTAAAGCATTGGAGGATGGGAATGAAGAGGCATTAGCTCTATGGCAATGGTTTAGAGATGCATCTTTAAAGGAATTCAATACCATCTATCAACTTCTTGGAATTCGCTTTGATTCATACAATGGGGAAGCCTTCTACAATGACAAAATGGCAACAGTTGTCAAGGAATTAGAAGAAAAAGAACTACTTATAAAATCTGATGGGGCATTTGTTGTGGAAGTTGAACAGATGCCGCCTTGTTTAATTACTAAAACAGACGGTGCGACACTATACGCAACTCGTGATTTGGCAGCTGCTTTCTATCGTAAACAGCACTATGACCCTAAAAAAATATTTTATGTGGTTGGCAATGAACAGTCCCTACATTTTAATCAGCTATTTAGGGTTATAGAGAAAATGGGGTATGGATGGGCAAAAGATTTACAGCATGTGCCTTTTGGGATGATTCTAAAGGAAGGTAAAAAAATGTCAACTCGTAAAGGTAAAATTGTTTTATTAGGTGAGGTACTGAAAGAAGCAATTACTACAGCAAAATGCAATATTGAGGAAAAAAATCCAAAGCTCGAGCAGAAAGATATTGTTGCCCATCAAGTTGGTGTAGGAGCGGTTATATTTAATGATTTAAAAAATGATCGTCTACATGATATAGAGTTTTCTCTTGAGCAAATGATGAATTTCGAAGGGGAAACAGGTCCATATATTCAATACACTTATGCACGTATATCATCCCTCTTGGAAAAAGTAAATGAACCTGGCAATGAAGTATCTTTTGAAAAATTAGGTGAGCAAGCATGGCCAGTTATTTTACTACTAGAACAGTTTCCGAAAGTAATTACCAATGCTTTTGAGCAGGCAGATCCGTCACAAATTGCTAGATATGCCTTACACTTAGCTCGTTTATTTAATAAATACTATGCTCAAAATAAAATATTAGTTGAAGATGGTATTAGAGGCTCACGATTAGCTTTCTGTCAATGTGTCAGTATCATTTTAAAAGAATCATTAGCATTATTGGGTATTGCAGCACCAAAGAATATGTAA
- a CDS encoding RNA polymerase factor sigma C (part of sigC operon induced by temperature upshift) — protein sequence MEEVIAVSELSRNQLIEELMTDYGQEVLQLVYTYVHDVALAEDLTQEIFIKCYKALSTYQGNASLKTWLWRIAINHSKDYLKSWYKKNVDVTETNVLAQTLETSDLLEQVVKNSEAEALFDLVMALPVKYRELIYFYYFEEYSVQEIAYLLSLNKNTVKTRLRKARSLLQKTLGGNPFDGITF from the coding sequence ATGGAGGAAGTGATAGCTGTCAGTGAATTATCACGAAATCAGCTGATAGAGGAACTAATGACGGATTATGGTCAAGAGGTTCTACAGCTTGTTTATACATATGTACATGATGTCGCACTTGCTGAGGATTTAACACAAGAAATTTTTATCAAATGCTATAAGGCATTATCCACTTATCAGGGAAATGCTAGTTTGAAGACATGGTTGTGGCGTATTGCAATTAATCATTCAAAAGACTATCTAAAGAGCTGGTACAAGAAAAATGTTGATGTCACCGAAACAAATGTCCTAGCACAAACATTAGAAACGAGTGATTTGCTTGAGCAAGTCGTAAAAAATAGTGAAGCTGAAGCATTATTTGACTTAGTGATGGCACTTCCTGTCAAATATCGTGAGCTTATTTACTTTTATTATTTTGAGGAATACTCGGTACAGGAGATTGCCTACCTTCTATCATTAAATAAAAATACAGTCAAAACGAGACTTCGTAAGGCGCGTTCTTTGTTACAAAAAACATTAGGAGGGAATCCATTTGACGGAATCACGTTTTAA
- a CDS encoding transcriptional regulator has translation MEEQEYSRRSQRPKKRRLRKGRALLSLLLLCVIVLVGYSVMQYRNGLELANDTKVAQEDFSGDTVKGDIENYLLLGIDSRGEEKSRTDTMMVLSWDKKTNDIKLVSLMRDIYADIPGYQSYKLNTAYYLGGVQLLKETISNMFSLPIHHYAIIDFKNFESLVDILAPNGVEINVEKDMSEKIGVSLKQGVHNLNGKELLGYARFRHDAEGDFGRVARQQKVIEAIKNEVLAPQNILNLPKFVGAAQGYVTTDYSSSGEILQVLKMVSKGKVKIEKATIPIEGSYQFQNFSHAGDSIVIDVEKNKAFLSEFLGMQLE, from the coding sequence ATGGAAGAGCAAGAGTATTCAAGACGCTCACAACGTCCCAAAAAACGTCGATTGCGTAAAGGTAGAGCATTATTATCATTGCTATTGCTTTGTGTCATTGTTCTGGTTGGTTATTCAGTGATGCAATATCGAAACGGGCTTGAGCTGGCAAATGACACAAAAGTAGCGCAAGAAGATTTTAGCGGTGATACGGTTAAAGGGGATATAGAAAATTATTTATTATTAGGTATAGATAGTCGTGGAGAAGAAAAATCACGTACGGATACCATGATGGTTTTATCATGGGATAAGAAAACAAATGATATCAAGCTTGTATCATTAATGCGGGATATATATGCAGATATTCCTGGCTACCAATCGTATAAGCTCAATACAGCTTATTATTTAGGTGGTGTGCAATTATTAAAGGAAACAATCAGTAATATGTTTAGTCTTCCTATTCATCATTATGCCATTATAGATTTTAAAAATTTTGAATCACTAGTAGATATTTTAGCGCCAAATGGGGTTGAAATAAATGTTGAAAAAGATATGTCTGAAAAGATAGGCGTTTCCTTAAAGCAGGGTGTGCATAACCTAAACGGGAAAGAATTACTTGGTTATGCTCGTTTCCGACACGATGCAGAGGGAGATTTTGGTCGTGTGGCGCGTCAGCAAAAGGTTATTGAAGCCATAAAGAATGAAGTGCTAGCACCTCAAAATATTTTGAACTTACCAAAGTTTGTTGGGGCAGCACAAGGGTATGTAACAACAGACTATTCCTCCTCTGGGGAAATTCTGCAGGTACTCAAAATGGTGTCAAAAGGGAAGGTCAAAATTGAAAAGGCCACCATCCCAATTGAGGGAAGCTATCAATTCCAGAACTTTAGTCATGCAGGGGATTCAATCGTTATTGATGTTGAAAAAAATAAAGCCTTTTTAAGTGAATTTTTGGGTATGCAGCTGGAGTGA
- the msrA gene encoding peptide-methionine (S)-S-oxide reductase, translating to MIEKAAFAGGCFWCMVKPFIEWDGIHKVTSGYMGGHLENPTYEDVKKGNSGHLEVVEIEFDPGIFSYEQLLDIYWMQIDPTDAYGQFHDRGESYTTAIFTYSEEQKRIAEASKEKLAKSGRFDKPIVTTIRDTQHFYPAEDYHQDYYKKEPEHYQKDRAISGRDQFITEHWKK from the coding sequence ATGATAGAAAAAGCTGCATTTGCGGGTGGTTGTTTTTGGTGTATGGTCAAGCCATTTATAGAATGGGATGGCATACATAAAGTTACTTCAGGTTATATGGGTGGCCATTTAGAAAATCCAACTTATGAGGATGTTAAAAAAGGCAATTCTGGTCATTTAGAAGTTGTAGAAATTGAATTTGACCCTGGCATCTTTAGCTATGAGCAGCTACTAGATATCTACTGGATGCAAATTGATCCAACAGATGCTTACGGTCAATTTCATGACCGCGGTGAATCCTATACAACGGCAATTTTTACCTATTCAGAAGAACAAAAACGCATTGCCGAAGCATCCAAAGAGAAATTAGCAAAAAGTGGACGCTTTGATAAGCCTATTGTAACCACAATTCGTGATACTCAACACTTTTATCCTGCAGAAGATTATCATCAGGATTATTATAAAAAAGAGCCTGAGCATTATCAGAAGGACCGAGCGATTTCGGGTAGAGATCAGTTTATTACAGAGCATTGGAAAAAGTAA
- the recQ gene encoding DNA helicase RecQ: MEQARQMLQHHFGYDSFRNGQAQIIQQTLQGKSSLCVMPTGGGKSICYQIPALMLEGLTVVISPLISLMQDQVEALRAANIPAAYINSTLSVQEVDETMQLASAGYLKLLYIAPERLESAAFLQALSYLSVPLLAVDEAHCISQWGHDFRPSYRAIQKLFTLWPQKPTVLALTATATPAVCEDIRQLLEIDEQSAVITGFARDNLALSVLIGENKERYIKNYLTKNKQEAGIIYAATRKAVDAIYDVLSRSGESVAKYHAGLAEELRMSEQERFLKDEARIMVATNAFGMGIDKSNVRFVIHYQMPRNMESYYQEAGRAGRDGLPSACILLYASGDVQTQRFLIEQTQDESRITQELVKLQTMVDYCHTEGCLQNAILMYFGEKAGESCGRCGNCNDGREVKDVTVDAQKVLACVVRMGQKFGKTMVAQVLIGSKNQKMTEFGFARLSTYGILKGQYSSKDVSSFIEFLIAEGLLAVKHGTYPTIYVSEEGKAVLLGNRKVMRKEAVIVRKLADNDPLFEHLRVLRKEIADEEQVPPFVVFSDKTLRELCEQKPMELEGLRHVSGIGEVKFEKYGKRFFEALQSFLKTASDR; encoded by the coding sequence ATGGAGCAAGCAAGACAAATGCTACAACATCATTTTGGCTATGATTCATTCCGTAATGGACAGGCACAAATTATTCAGCAGACATTACAAGGAAAATCAAGTCTTTGTGTGATGCCAACTGGTGGCGGAAAATCAATTTGCTATCAAATTCCGGCTCTTATGCTGGAGGGCTTAACTGTCGTAATTTCCCCTCTTATTTCTCTTATGCAAGATCAGGTGGAGGCATTACGTGCAGCAAATATCCCAGCAGCTTATATTAACAGTACCTTATCCGTACAGGAAGTGGATGAAACAATGCAGCTTGCAAGTGCGGGTTATTTAAAGCTGCTTTATATAGCACCAGAGAGATTGGAAAGTGCTGCGTTTTTACAGGCACTATCCTATTTGTCAGTACCTCTGCTAGCTGTAGATGAGGCCCATTGTATTTCTCAATGGGGGCATGATTTTAGACCAAGCTATCGAGCTATTCAAAAATTATTTACATTGTGGCCACAAAAGCCAACAGTCTTAGCACTTACAGCAACAGCAACGCCAGCGGTATGTGAGGATATAAGACAGTTATTAGAGATTGACGAGCAATCAGCGGTCATTACAGGCTTTGCGCGCGATAACCTAGCTTTGTCAGTATTAATTGGTGAAAATAAAGAACGTTATATTAAAAATTACCTCACTAAGAACAAGCAGGAAGCGGGCATTATTTATGCTGCAACTCGTAAGGCTGTGGATGCAATATATGATGTCTTAAGTCGTTCTGGCGAATCTGTCGCCAAGTACCATGCAGGGCTGGCAGAAGAGCTGCGTATGTCAGAGCAAGAGCGCTTTTTAAAAGATGAGGCGCGTATTATGGTGGCGACCAATGCATTTGGCATGGGTATAGATAAGAGCAATGTACGTTTCGTTATTCACTATCAAATGCCCCGCAATATGGAGAGCTATTACCAGGAAGCAGGGCGAGCAGGACGCGATGGTTTACCAAGTGCCTGCATTTTACTATATGCATCAGGGGATGTCCAAACACAGCGTTTCTTAATTGAACAAACACAGGATGAATCTCGAATTACCCAAGAACTAGTAAAGCTACAAACGATGGTGGATTATTGTCATACAGAGGGATGCTTACAAAATGCAATTCTCATGTATTTTGGTGAGAAGGCAGGAGAATCTTGTGGTCGTTGTGGTAATTGTAATGATGGGCGAGAGGTCAAGGATGTAACGGTAGATGCGCAAAAAGTGCTTGCCTGCGTCGTACGGATGGGACAAAAATTTGGTAAGACAATGGTGGCCCAAGTGCTAATTGGTTCTAAAAATCAAAAGATGACGGAATTTGGCTTTGCACGTTTATCTACTTATGGCATTTTAAAAGGGCAATACTCTTCAAAAGATGTCTCCAGTTTTATTGAATTTTTAATTGCGGAAGGATTACTAGCTGTAAAGCACGGTACGTATCCAACCATCTATGTATCAGAGGAAGGCAAAGCGGTTTTACTGGGTAATCGCAAGGTGATGCGAAAAGAAGCTGTCATTGTACGTAAACTGGCAGACAATGATCCACTATTCGAGCATTTAAGAGTATTGCGAAAAGAGATTGCAGATGAAGAACAGGTACCACCATTTGTGGTGTTCTCTGATAAAACATTACGTGAATTATGTGAGCAAAAACCAATGGAGCTTGAAGGCTTACGACATGTTAGTGGGATTGGTGAAGTAAAGTTCGAAAAATATGGCAAACGATTCTTCGAGGCACTCCAATCATTTTTGAAAACAGCTTCTGATCGTTAA